The Silene latifolia isolate original U9 population chromosome 4, ASM4854445v1, whole genome shotgun sequence region ACCTATTATCTACTCCGATAATTTTGTATAAATTATTACACacttttattatataaaaattggTAAACTACAAGAAGAAGGGCTAAAAtgaaatttgttgagcttttatATTAAATTATCTCTCAACAATTTAAGTTGGTTTAAttcttaattattgtaattttgcgCCTTTTAAATAACTGTAGTCGGTCTTAAGTTAAGATCACTCACAACCCGCTTTTTATTTTGACATTATTTAAATCAGTTGTAAGCGTCATCTTaacttaagacggtcttaaacaagAGTTTGTATTTAAATAACTAGTCTGATAATAATGTGTAAATTCAAACCgaagttttgttttttttgaaaaACTTATCAATTCATTCGAGGTACCAATTTTTTTAGTAAAAGTGTCTTAAGTGGTAGTAATTTAAAAACCATATGTAATAGGTAGTATATACAATATACCAATTATAATTTTCTTGTTATTACGGAGTATAAGTTTTGGAGATAGTATAAAGGTGTATAGCAAAAACGAGTACTACTCTTACTATTTCACGAGATGGGAAAAGGACGAGACAAATGTCCCACATCACTCAGGATACGAGTGTTGGCTGCAAATCCCAGTATAAGAGCGTACTGTTCCTATAGGTAAACTCACGCAGCCACGCAGTGAGCACAAAGCGAACTATTCTTTCGCCTTTTACTAAAGAATACCGTGTGCTCGCTGCATTTAAGTGGCATTCGTTAGTTTTTGGAGGGAGCTTCCTTGTGAAGCTTCCGTCAATTCGAGTTCAAGTTTTTCTGACTCACTTAAACAAGTTAAAGAAATTATCAATCAGATTTATAACAGCAGGCGAATAACCAAAAACCAAATAAAGTGATGCAattgatttcaaaaaaaaaaataaagtgatGCAATTAAACTAATTTAAGAACTGTCAGGTACAAACTCAGTATACCTTGAGGATGGTCCAACTAATGTCGTAAGGTTAATGCACGGTTGAGATGTGACTGGAATCTATACTGGTTGGCGTAATAATGCCCCGGTCGTTTTGCTATGGTCCTGATAAAATTCAAAACCTACATAAATTGGCCGAGTTCCATTGTCATGAATGGTTAGTTAGCTACTTCACATGGCGGCATTACACATTGTAAGGTCATGACTTGTTCTGCAACTTTTGGGGTTCTATAATCACCCTTTTTCTTACTGTAAAAAAAAATGTCAATTTGAAGTGCCCCAGACTTGGAAGATATGTGTTCGATCTTGAACTCGAGAATAAAATTGCCATCATGCCCGATGACTTTACTCCAATTTATTTTCTAATTAATATCCAGTTAATCATGATAATCAATCACATCAGATTATTGCTTAATCCTAATTGTGTAAAAATGCAATGAGGAAAATTGATGCCCACTTATGAATATTCAAGTCCAGTGGTATTCATACAATCAGCATTAACCTATGAAATCCATATACCATTTGAAACTTAAACCACGGTAGACCAGATATCTCCACTGCCACTGAAAAGGCTGACCGGGGACTATGGTACCGTATCAAATCTATTCCAATAGTCGGATGAAGCTCTTTCACTAGGCCCAGGAAACTCCACTCACTAACTGGAAATTTCATTAGCAGAGCCAGCTTAAGTGTAACTCCTGTAAGTGAGCTCTTCTATTCTCCTTTACTAATAAGCGTGGGTGACAGAGAACAACCAGTGAAGAACAAGGCGAAAGATCAAGACAAGGGGCTCTAACAGTCTAACCTATTCCTCTCAGAACTTTATATTAATTTTAGGTACATTTTAGGCTTAGATAGGTAACAAGCAAGCTCTTAGGAAAAAATCTCTTTCTTATTCATTCCTTTCTCGAGTGACTACCAGAAAGAAACAAATTAAAAATTTCACTTCGAATTTCGGACCTCAACATCCTGCTGCTCATGGTGTTTCACGATTAGTATTGGAAATGAACGGAGAAGTGGTGGATACGACAGTACTGTACTACACTACTGACTGAACAGAAGGAATCTCAGTAGCAGTACAAGTAAAACGCTTACACGGTTAATAATACAGGGAGAGAGCTCATACCTTTTCCCTGGTGGAACATGAGAAGAAAAACAAGAGGAGTATCCCACATCAGTAAAGTACTTAATAAAACTTATGTTTATATAAGGTGAGCACAACGGACTGTACTTGAACAGGATCTGTTCTATAGGCTCGTACCTTTGTATCCCTGAGATCTGTTCTATAAGTGTGGTTGATGAACCCAATGCCCATGCGATCAGAGCGTGATTAACGGCTGCCATTGATCTTCGGACCAGTGGTTTGCTGTAGAGGATCGTTCCTCAGCCCACCTGTGGACTTGGGATGGTCGCAGGGTTGTCTGACGCAATTCACCCCCTTTTTTAAATCTGGATTGGTACCCTGAATTATTCGGAGTACATGTTCATGATACGAGTTTTCTTGACAGACAGAAAGAAATGCCTTGTGTCGGCCTTGTTTCAGTTGCTGTAGAGTCTTCCTGGGTAGCGTTATGGAGTCAAGGAGGGATTTAGCAGGTTCTGTAGGGCGTCATAGGCATGGGTTAAGGGCTGGCAGTAGCAGTACATAATACTCTGACTGAGTTCCATAAGTTGATTTGGGCTCcgctacattttttttttttgacaattggCAGGCTCCGCTAGAGCTGGCCATCAGCACGGGCTGACCCGGACCCGGCCCGCCTTAGCCCGTTATTTTATGCAGCCTGGCCTGACCCGACCCGGTCCGGCCTTAGCCCGCTGTTAACCCTTGCCTGGCCCGGGTCCTGAAATTCCAGCCTGGCCTTGGCCCGTCGTTTtagcaaaaataaaaaattaaaaaaataaaatggtaaggcccgccagcccgGCCCGGACTTAGCCCGCCTCTGATCCTGGCCGGTCAAGCATATCTCGGCCCGGCCAAGCCCGTCCCTTCCCCCTGGCCTGGCCCGGGTTTGACCAGGAGAGCTCGGCCCGCCCGACCCTAGCCTGGCCCGAGTACAGGTCTAGGCTCCGCTACTGTCAAATCTCTTAGTATGATGGAAAGGAGCATTTTGTTTTGAAACTGATGATTGTAATAATGCTTGAATGATTTATTATGATTCAACTTGTGTGTTTACAACTTGAGGATATGttctatttatacaaaataagaGTAAGCTAATAAGGAAAAGGTTGATTGTGTGTATACAATAAATAAGGTAAATGAATCATTGATTGTGATTCATATCTTCAGCCAACAACTCATTTTGAGCTTGATTGGGGCAGGGCAACGACACTTTGTTGCCAAATATGGGGGGATTCTATTACCCTCCCTCAAGTTGGAGCGTGTAGGTTCGAAACGCCCAACTTGGATAACAAATCGTCAAATGAAGGGCGCCCAAGAGCTTTAGTGAAAATGTCGGCTAGCTGACTTCGTGTGTGAACATATTGTGTAGCTATGACCCCTTTTTGTATTTCATCGCGTATAAAATGACAGTCGATCTCTATGTGTTTGGTACGTTCATGAAATACGGGATTCTTGGTAATGTGTATCGCGGACTGATTGTCGCAGTGTAACTGTATAGGTGCTGTGTGAGATATTCCAAGAGATTCAAGTAAACCTTTTAACCACTTTAATTCGCACGTTGTATGCGCCATGGCACGGTATTCGGCCTCGGAAGATGAGCGAGAAACGGTTgtttgtttctttgttttccatgaGATAGGAGAGGACCCAAGATAGACAATATATGCGGAAACAGACCGGCTGCTTATTGGACAACTATCATAATCCGAATCGCAATATGCTTGAAGACGGAGGTTGTTCTCGGATCGAAGAAGTATGCCCGGGCCTGGTGACTTTTTTAGATATCTTACGACTTGTAAGGCCGCATCCCAATGTGCTTTTCGAGGTGTGTTCATGAATTGGGCCAAAATGTGAACCGAATAAATTAGTTCAGGCCTAGTGATCGAAAGGTAAACCAAGCGACCGACAAGCCTTCGGTAGGGTTGAGGGTCGTGTAAAAGAGGTGTGGTTGATAGGGCAAGTTGGTGATTAGGTTCCATTGGAATATGTGCGGGTTTTGCTCCGAGAAGACCGGCTTCAGTGAGAATGTCGAGGGCATACAAATATGCCAGTTTTATTCCTTGCAATTTCGAGCCCAAGGAAGTATTTGAGTGCCCCCAGATCTTTCATGTGGAAACATTGGGTTAAGTAGTTTTTGAATTCGGCAATTTTGGTGTCCATGTTCCCACAAATGACCAAGTCGTCAACATAGACGAGAATGTGTATTTCTGTTTCTTGTGCCATGTAGGAGAATAAGGAATGGTCATAtgggttttgtttgaaaccgtatgTAAGTAATGCGGAGGCGAGTTTAGCATACCAAAGATCTAGGTGCTGACGGAGTCCATAAAGGGATTTTTGTAATTTGCAAACTTTTCCGTCTTGGATGTTATTTAATCCGGGTGGTGGTTTCATGTATACTTCTTCGTTGAGATCACCATGTAGAAACGCGTTATGGACGTCCATTTGATGGAGGGTCCAATTCTTTGCCGCAGCTATAGCAAGGAGAGTACGAACCGTCACAAGTTTGACCGTGGGCGCGAATGTTTCATTGTAATCTACCCTCTCTATTTGGCGATTTCCCATGACAACCAATCGAGCCTTGTAGCGTTCTATAGTACCATTGGCATTGTACTTGATCTTATAGACCCATTTGGATCCGATTGCCTTTTTGTTTGGGGGGAGATCCTCGAGTGTCCAAGTGTGATTTTTTTCGAGAGCGTCGAGTTCAAGTTGCATGGCTTGTTTCCATTCCGGTATCTGCAcgacttctttaaaataattgggctcGTAATTGTTGGTCACGGCCGACAAGAAAATTTGGTGATTAGGAGAAAATTTGTTATAGCTAATATAATGAGAAATTGGAAACTTGGTACCTGATGATGTTGATGGTGTGGTAAGCAAGTGAGTAGATGGATGTACAAGTGGTCGTATAAAGTCTTTAAGATTGGAATTCGGGATCTTTAAGCGATGACCGCGGCCCATTTCGTTTTGCGATGCTGGCGGATGACCTTCGGGGTGTTCAGGTGGTGGGTTGGTGGACTCCTGTGTTGTAgttgtttgtgattgtggtgaaGAATGGACTTCAGTATTTACCGAGCCCAATTGTGTAGGTGTTGAGGAATTTTGAACAAGGACAATTTGATCCACAGGTGTGAGTGTGTCTCGTAAAAAAGAAGTGGATGTGGAATCGTCTTCGTGAAGGCCAAGATTTTGATAAGGAAATTCATTTTCAATAAAAACAACGTCACGGGATTCGAAGTAAGATCCGGTGTCTAAATTGTAGAGACGCCATCCTTTCTTACCGAATGGATATCCAATAAAAACACATTTTTGACTACGAGATGCAAACTTGTCTTTGCTACGATTTAAAGTCTTGGCATAACTAAGACATCCGAAAATTCGAATATTCTCCATAGGTGGAGGTTTGTTGAAAAGCATTTCATATGGCGTTTTACCTTTAAGAAGGGGAGTGGGAGTATGATTTATGAGATGAACCGCACTTAACACACATTCGCCCCAAAAAAATATAGGTAGACTGGCTTGAAATAAAAGGGCACGGGCGACATTTAAAATATGTCTATGTTTTCGTTCTACCCGCCCGTTTTGTTGGGGTGTGCCAACATTAGAATTTTGAAATAAAATGCCGTGAGTATTAAAAAAATTAAGAAGAGATTTGAATTCGCCTCCATTATCACTACGCaacatttttattttcttattaaattGTTGCTCTACCATTGCAAAGAAATTGAGTAAGGTTTGTTGCGTATCATTTTTATGACGTAAAAGATAGACCCATGTAGAACGGAAAAAATCGTCAACAATTGTGAGAAAAAATTGAGACCCACACGATCCATTGGGAGAGTATGGTCCCCATAAGTCGCAATGAATAAGATCAAAAATAGAAGTAGCATTGTTTGAACTTAAAGAAAATTGTTCGCGCGTTTGTTTAGCGCGTAAGCAAATGTCACAAGTTCGACAATTAAAATGATTGCGAGAATGTTTATTGATGATAGGCAAAAAACGAAACACATGGGAGGAGGGGTGACCCAACCTTCTATGCCACAACTCGGTTGAATCGAGAGAACCCACCGCACATGCCTTGACCGTGTCACCGCTTACACCCGTCAAATAATATAATCCCTCACGTTGCTCACCCGTACCAATCATCATCTTCGAGGAACGGTCCTGTATTAAACAAAGTTGGTGCGAAAATTGGATCGTGAGAGTTGTATCCAACAATAAACTAGAGACGGATATAAGGTGACAAGTTAATTTTTCGGCATATAATACGTCTTTTAATATGAGACGTTTGGAGAGAACAATATCTCCACACTGAGTTGCATAAGCAAGATCTCCATTGGGCAGGCCAACTGATAAAGGCCGAATGGAGCGTATATTTGTAAAATGAGACAGTGAACCTGACATATGATGCGAGGCCCCTGTGTCAATTATCCAAGATGATAAAGGAGGTTTAGACACATTACCGTGCGCGGGTTGAGCGGAGCTAGCTTGATGAGCCTTCCACAGCTTGGTGAGTTCCGTAAGTTGAGCTTGATTCAGGGAGTTAAAATCTATATTATCCATGGTAGGTATACCTGATGAAGACGGAGTCTGACCTATAGTAACAGATGGTCCAGCAACTAAATGTGCTCGAGGAGCATCGTGACTATTGCTCTGTTTTGAGCGGTCTGTCGGGGCTCGGCTACGCCCATCAGTGGTGATAATAATATTATTCGGGTCTGAATCATTAACATAAATATGATCACGAGGTCTATCTCCCCACCATTCGAGGAAATTACCCGTGAAACGGTAACAAACTTTATAAATATGGCCTGGTCTTTTGCAAGCAATACAAGAAGGTCTAGAGGAATCATTGGAGCCCCTGTTTTGTCGAGAATCACGTCCCCCACCGGAGCGACGAGAGTTCTGATTGTTAGCACGAGTGGCATGAGCCATAACATCCGGAACAGTAGGAATTTGTGAAATTGAACGAAAACTTTCGTCTTGCAAAAGACGATTATAAATTAAATTCAAGTTAGGAAGGGGATTGATACCAAGGATTTGAGATCGAATGTTGTCAAATTTGGTGTCAAGACCGATCAGAAAATCACGAGCCCTCTGTTTCTCTCGTCTGGCATCCATTAATGTGACCCAATCGCATCGACACGGATTGCAGGAACATGAGGAAGAGGATCAAATGCAATGATGTCGTCCCATAGCTTCATCATCCTGCCATAGTATGACATTAATGCTTCTGCCGGACCTTGACGACACGCGACGAGGTCTGCCTGTAATTGGTAAACTCGGGGATCGTTTCCCTGACAAAAACGATTCTTTATGTCTGTCCAAAGCAATTTTGCTTCGGGACGAGAAGAGATCTGATTGTGAAGTGACGGCTCAATGGAATTGAAAATCCAAGCCGTCACCAACGCATTTGTTGAACGCCATTGTTGGTAAGTGTTTGCGGTTTCTTCGGGTTTGACGATGGACCCGTCAATATATCCATCTTTCCCTTTAGCAAGTATAGCTAAAATAAAGGAACGAGACCACTCGTCGTAATTAGATCCATTGAAGAAAACCTGAGTGATATTGGCACCCGGGTTCTCTACTTGTATTATGGAGAAATTTTGTGTGGCAGAAGAAGGAATGACTTCAGAATTAGTC contains the following coding sequences:
- the LOC141651357 gene encoding uncharacterized protein LOC141651357, with protein sequence MTNSEVIPSSATQNFSIIQVENPGANITQVFFNGSNYDEWSRSFILAILAKGKDGYIDGSIVKPEETANTYQQWRSTNALVTAWIFNSIEPSLHNQISSRPEAKLLWTDIKNRFCQGNDPRVYQLQADLVACRQGPAEALMSYYGRMMKLWDDIIAFDPLPHVPAIRVDAIGSH